TGTCTGCCCACGGTTCCTCACCAACCTCGGCCAGACGCTCGTGAACATTGTGAATGTTCCACTGATTGCCGCCCTTGAGCTCAGCGACCTCCTCGCGATACACCGGCACCGATACCGGCATGCCTTCACGGGCCCGCGCGGCATAGGCGCAAATGGTGGTTGCGCCGAGACCGTTGCGCAGGTAATCGATGAAGATCCGTCCGACCCGGTTTTTCGGCCCCGACACTGCTGAAATTCGATCGGGCAGCAGGTTGGCCATGTGGCTGACGATGGCGTGACTGAAGTCCTTCACTTCGTCCCAGCCATGTTTGCGTGTCAGTGGCACGACAAGGTGGATACCCTTGCCGCCGCTGGTTTTCAGGAAGGCCTTGAGCCCCAGCTCATCGAGCACGGTGAGGGTCAGCGCGGTGGCTTCGACCATGCTCTTCCATGGCAGCGCCGGATCCGGGTCGAGGTCGAGGACGAAGCGATCGGGCTTGTCCAGATCCACCGTCGTGGCGTTCCAGGTGTGTAGCTCCACGGTGCTCATCTGCACCGCGCCGACCAGCGCTTCGGGGTTGTTGATCATCATCACTGGCTGGCCGGTGACATCCTTGTCCAGAGCAGTGATGCCGGGAATGGCCAGGCGATCGGCGTTCTTCTGAAAAAACAGTTGACCGGCGATGCCGTCCGGCGCACGCACCAGCGCCACCGGGCGATCCTTGAGTTGCGGCAGGATGTATTCGGCAACGCTGGCGTAATACTGCGCCAGCTGCATTTTGGTCGTGCCGCTGACCGCGTCGATCACCCGATCAGGGTGAGTGATGCGCACCTTGCCGCCGGCCAGTCCCGCTTGCGACGGCGCGGTTTCGGCTTTGCTGGCAGCAGCCTTCTTCGCCGGTTTCTTCGCAGCGGGTTTGGTTTTTTCGGTCTTCTCGGATTTTTCGGATTTGGCAGCTTTCACAGGCTTCGCTCGCTCCTCTGTAATGTCCTTGGCCGGTTTGTCATCGCGCAAACCATGGAACACGGCGTGGCGCACCGAGCCGTCCTTGGTCATCTCGGCGAACGCTACTTCCGCCAGCAGTTTCGGCTTCAGCCAATGCACGCCCTTGGCCTCGAAACCACTCGGCGGATTGACCACCGCCGCGCTCTTGGTCTGTAACGGCTTGAGCTGGGCAAGGATGCTTTTCAACGTGGTTTCGTTGAATCCGGTGCCGACCTTGCCGGCATAGCGCAACTCGCCGCTGTCACGGTCGTGCAGGCCCAGCAGCAACGCGCCAAAAGCACTGCGCGCACCTTTGGGATCTGTGTAGCCAACGATGACGAATTCCTGCCGGTGCTTGCACTTGAGCTTGATCCAGTCGCCGCTGCGCCGAGACACATAAGGCGAGCCAAGACGCTTGCCGATCAGGCCTTCCATTTGCATCTGGCAGGCGCTGTTGAGCAACGCATCCGGGGTTTCTTCGAAAGCTTCGGAGAAGCGCAGCGGTGAAGAATCTTTCTGTGCGCCGAGGATGGTGCTCAGCGCCGCACGGCGCTCTTCGACCGGCACATCACGCAGGTCGACACCGTTGAGAAACGGCAAGTCGAACAGGTAATAAACAATGTTGCCGCTACGCCCGGCATCGAAGGCATTCTGCAGCGCCTGAAAATCCGGCACCCCCTGCTCGTTGGCCACCACCATCTCGCCATCGAGCCAAGCCGATTCAAGGCCCAGCGCCGCCAGCGCCTTGGCCTGCTGAGGCAATTTGTGCGTCCAGTCGTGGCCGTTGCGGGTGAACAGTTGTACCTCGTCATGGTCGATCCGCGCCATGATTCGGTAACCGTCGAATTTGATCTCATAGCTCCACTGCCCTTCGGGTGCGCTATCGACCAGCGTCGCCAGCTCCGGTTTGATCAGCGCCGGTAGTTTGGCCTTGCGAGCGCCGGTGAGCTGGCCCGAGGCCTGTTTGCGCGCCTTGGCCGGAGCCTTCTTGACCGGTTTCGCCTGTTCCGCAGCCAGCGTGGGTTTGCCGACAATTGTGCGTTCGCTGAGCACGCTGTCGGGCTCGGCGACCAGCACATCGAAATCATCCTGCGGGCGTGCGGCATTGTCCTGATGCTTGATCAGAAACCATTGTTCTTTCTTGCCCGGCATGTGCGTACGCACCAGATTCCACACGCCGCCGAGCTTCTCGCCTTGTAACTCGAACTTGAGCCGGCCCTTCGCATAGGCCTTGTGCGGATCCTCCAGCGGAATCCACACGCCGCGATCCCAGACGATCACATCGCCGGCGCCGTAATGCCCCTCGGGAATGCTGCCTTCGAACGTCGCGTAATCGAGCGGATGATCCTCGACATGGATCGCCAGACGCTTGACCTTGGGATCCAGCGACGGCCCCTTCGGCACCGCCCAGCTTTTCAGCGCGCCGTCGAGTTCCAGGCGAAAGTCGTAATGCAGGTGCGAAGCGTCGTGCTTCTGGATGCAGAACTGCAACGCGTGATCCTTGGCAGACTTACGCCCCGGGCGCTTGACCGCAGCCGGTTCCGAAGTCGCGGAAAAATCACGCATGCGGTTGTAATCGTCGAGGTTCCTGTTCATGAGCACACCGATGGCAAACGGGTTCTGTTATGCAGAAGAGCGACACGGCGGCGGAAAAATTCAATCGACGTAAAAAAGCCCCGGACGGATGGAGCGGCCGGGGCTTGTAACGACACACCCAGTAATTGCCTGGGCTGGCTAAACAGGGTACAGACGCTAAGGTTTTTTCAGGATCTTGAAAGGGAGGCTATGGAATGCCTGCTGCTGCAAAAGCCTGTCGTCTGAGAAAGGGACGGTACTCTGAAACCGGAAGAATTTATCTGCTTACAGCAGTGGTTAATCAACGTGAGCGTGTTTTTGCCAACTGGCACGACGGTAGATTGGTGGTAAACGACTTGAGACGGTGCAGTGAAGCCGGGTTAGCCACCTCTCTGGCTTGGGTCGTAATGCCAGACCACCTGCATTGGCTCGTTGAGCTTAATGAGGGCTCGCTTGCAGATTTGATTTGTCGCGTTAAATCGCGAAGTTGCCAGGCGTACAACCGAAGACATGGCCGCCAGGGACGATTATGGCAGCGAGGGTATTACGACCGCGCCTTGAGGCGGGATGAAGATCTCAAAGCCGCTGCGCTCTACGTCGTCAAGAATCCTGTGCGAGCCGGTCTGGTGGCGCGCCTCGGGGACTACCCGCTGTGGGACGCAATCTGGCTTTGAAGATCAAAAGATCGCAGCCTTCGGCAGCTCCTACAGTTGCACCGTATTCCAAATGTAGGAGCTGCCGAAGGCTGCGATCTTTCTGGACCGTGAAAACGCTGCGCTTTGTGCGGCAGGAATACTATGCGAGCTGTTTTTGTTGCTCGCTTGGGCGATTAACCTTTTGGTGATGCCACCTGGCTCTGAAGATCAAAAGATCGCAGCCTTCGGCAGCTCCTACAGTTGCACCGTATTTCAAAGGTAGGAGCTGCCGAAGGCTGCGATCTTTATGGATCGTGAAAACGCTGCGCTTTGTGCGGCAGGAATACCGTGCGAGCTGGTTTTGTTGCTCGCCTGGGCGATTAACCTTTTGGTGATGCCACCTGGCTCTGAAGATCAAAAGATCGCAGCCTTCGGCAGCTCCTACCGGTGCACCGTATTTCAAAGGTAGGAGCTGCCGAAGGCTGCGATCTTTCTGGACCGTGAAAACGCTGCGCTTTGTGCGGCAGGAATACTGTGCGAGCTGGTTTTGTTGCGCGCCTGGGCGATTAACCTTTTGGTGATGCCATTTGGCTCTGAAGATCAAAAGATCGCAGCCTTCGGCAGCTCCTACAGGTGCACCGTATTCCAAATGTAGGAGCTGCCGAAGGCTGCGATCTTTTGACGTTGCTTCAGGCTTGTCCTTTCGCCTGTTTTTCCAGATGCACCTGCAGGTCTGGATCGATCTGTAAGGCCGCGGCCAGCTCGTCGAGATAGCTGCGGTCGGCATCCTGTTGGTCGTCCACCAGCATGACGCTGGCCAGATACATTTCGGCGGCTACGGCGGGATCGCCTTCGGCAGATTGCGCGACTTCACCAGGGTCCAGCGGTTTGGCGACTTCGGCGTCGAGCCATTGCTGCAACTGCGGATCCGCGGTGTGTTTGCCGATTTCGCTGCCGATCAGGTGCTTCTCTGCGTCGTCGATACGTCCGTCGGCCTTGGCAGCGGCGATCAAGGCGCGCAGTACCGCGTGGCTGTGGGTTTCGATTTGCGGGCCGGCGAGCAGGTCGGCGGTCTGTGGCAGCTCTTGCGGCGCCTTGCTGGCCTGGCTGCGTTGCCACGCTTGATACGCTTTGTAGGCCATCATGCCCAGCGAAGCGAGGGCCGCGTAATGGGTGCCGCCGGAACGGCTGCGGCTGCCGCCACCGAGGGCGCTTCCCAACCCGCCACCGCCGAGCAAGCCACCCAATAAACCACCCAGACCACCGAGGCCACCCGAAGCAGCCGCGCCCCCCGCGCCGGTCGGACTGCCGCCGCCCAACAGGCCACCGAGCAATCCGCCCAGACCATCTGGGGCCGAAGCCCCTCGTTGTTGCCCCGCCGAGGCCTGGCCTCGCAGCAGTTGTTCAAGCAAATCGCTGGTGTTCATGATGTCATCCTCAGGGCCCCGGCCCGATTGCGTCAGGCAACGATAGACCGACGCGGCCATCGCGCCAGCACCGTTGGGCTGACGCCGGATAATCGATGAATTGCCACCCGAGAAATTTTCCGCAAGCCAGCTAAGATTCAAGGGTGGTGAACCTTATCCCGGCGAAACCGGTCGATAGCTGCAACCCGACCCGGTTTGCCGACGCCCTTCCTGACGATGGGCGATACCCGGCTTGCTTCACTTTCTGGAGAACGCCCCCGTGATATCCACCGTACACATCGCCAGGCTGAAAGCATGGGGCGCCCATGGTTTTACCGCGACCGGCGTGGTCACCGCCTTCCTCGCGACCCTCGCTCTGCTGGAGAACCAGCCGATCCATTGTTTGATGTGGCTGGGCGTGGCCCTGATCGTCGACGGTCTCGACGGCGCATTGGCACGCAAGGTCAACGTGCAATCGGTGTTGCCGAGTTTCGACGGTTCGGTCCTCGATCTGGTGATCGATTACCTGACGTATGTGTTCATCCCGGCACTGTTTATCTACCGCTACATTCCCCTGCCCGATTACACCCTGTTGCTGACGGTATCGGTGATTCTGGTGTCGTCGCTGTTCTGCTTCTGCAACGTCAACATGAAGAGCAAGGACAACTATTTTGTCGGTTTCCCGGCGGCATGGAACGTGGTTGCGTTGTGTCTGTACATCATTGGCCCGGGGCCGTGGATCACCTTCCTGACAGTGATAGGTCTGGCGTTGCTGACGGTGACACGGATGAAGTTCCTGCACCCGTTCCGCGTGCGCCGCTTCATGCCGATCAACATTGCCGTCACCGCGATCTGGCTGCTGTGCAGTTTGTCGCTGGTGCTCAATCACCCGGTGGTCAACCCGATGGTGATGGGTTTGTGGTTGCTGATGTCGGCTTACTTCCTGGGGATCTGCATCTGGCGCACGGCGCTGGAGTGGTTTGATCGCGGCCATTGAAATAAACACCTCCCCCTGTAGGAGTGAGCCTGCTCGCGATAGCGGTGTGTCAGTCGAATGATGTTCAGCTGACACACCGCTATCGCGAGCAGGCTCACTCCTGCAGGGGATGTTCATTTCTCCAGAACTAACGTTTGGTAATCACCACTTCCAGATATTCACTCGGCACCACCAGCGACTCGTCCCCCGCCCGATTCGAGCGATTGAGCAACTCCATCAGATCATCCTCCAGCGCCTGCCCAGCCTCCGGCGACAACACCGCAAAAGCCTTGTGCACCGGCCCGTACCAGTGCCGAAAGATGTCAATGAAATGCGCTGCCGAGCGGTAACGGAAGTTGAAGTGGTTGCGCGTCACGCGTACGACAAAATCGCGATCATCGAACTGCTTGTGCAGCCACGCATCCGAGCCCCAATTCGAGGGAGGCTGTGCAACCGCAGGCGGTGGCAGATGCTGACCGAGGATCTTGAACATCTGCCCGACGAAGCCCTCCGGCGTCCAGTTCGCCATACCGATCCGCCCGCCCCGACGACAGACCCGCCCCAGCTCGGCAGCGGCGGTGACCTGGTCAGGCGCGAACATCACGCCGAACGTCGACAACACGGCGTCGTAGCTTTCATCGGGAAACGGCAGCGCCTCGGCATCGGCCACCTGAAAAATCACCTCCAGATGCTCGGCCCGGGCGCGATCCTGACCACGCTCCAGCAGCGCCGCCACGTAATCGGTCGAGGTCACTACACACCCGCGCCGCGCCGCTGCCAGGGTTGCATTGCCGTTGCCAGCAGCGACATCCAACACCTGTTCATCGCAGCGCAGATCGCAGGCCTCGGCGAGGCTTTCGCCGACGATTTGCAATGTGGTGCCGATCACGGCGTAGTCGCCACTGGCCCAAGCGACTTTCTGACGTTCCTTCAGGGCAGTGAGATCAATCGGGGTACTCATGACAGCGAGCTCCGTGGCAGAGAGAATGCACAGGCTGCGACGCGGACCGTGCTTGCTCACTATCGCGCCGAGGCTGCCCGGCGTCCCTGTCAATCGTCCGGCAACCCCGTAAACCGGGCACTTTGCCGATGAGCGGCGGGAATCTGTCAAGCCCCTGATACACCTTGCGCATTGCCAGCGTCGCGGGATTGGTTTCTGATGCGGGCTCGCCTACGCAAAGGACTCGACCGATGTCACTGCACCTCGACTGGCTCGCCGCGCACATGCAACACAGCGATCGCTACGCGGCGTGGATTCACCAACAATTCCACTACGAGTACGCCGACCAGCCCCTGGCTCAATGGCAGCGCGAATTTGCCGAAGGCCAAAGCAACGGCGAATGGTCGTGCCTGATTGCCATGGACGGCGAACGACTGCTCGGTGGTGCTGCACTCGCTCGCAACGACTTGGCCGATCGCGCCGATCTCGGCCCATGGCTTGCCTGCGTATTCGTCGACCCTGAGGCGCGCGGGCAAGGCCTGGCTGAGCAACTGATTGAAGGGATTTGCGACGCAGCAAAGCAGCGTGGGGTGTCGCGTTTGTACTTGCACACGCAAGACAAACACGACTACTACGGCAAACGCGGTTGGCAGCTATTGGAGCGTTTCCACGCGTGGGAAAAACAACAATGGCTCATGGTCCGCGACCTGTGAGCCATTGTTTTTTTGATCAGGCTGCAGGTGCTTTCGCCTCCTCCAGCAACTGCTTGATCATCTGCTCCTGCTCCGCATAGCGACCTTCACCGAAGTGGCTGTAACGCACCTGCCCCTTGGCATCGATCAGGTAATGCGCCGGCCAGTATTGGTTGTCGAAGTTGCGCCAGATCGCATAGTCGTTGTCGATCGCTACCGGGTAGGTGATGCCGAGTTTTTTCACCTGATCCCTGACGTTGTCGATGATCCGCTCGTAGCCATACTCCGGCGTATGCACGCCGATCACCACCAGGCCGTCCTTCTCGTATTTCTGCGCCCAGTCCTTGACGTACGGCAGGGTGTGCTGGCAATTGATGCAGTCGTAGGTCCAGAAGTCCACCAGCACCACTTTGCCGCGCAGGGATTCGGCGTTCAGCTCCGGTGAGTTGAGCCACTGCACAGCGCCTGACAGCGAAGGCATTGTGCCTTGAGCCTGGTCCGTCATCGAATCGGCGCGGACCTTGCTGACAAAGTAGTCGACCACTTTCGGCACGTTCTCCAGGACGTTTTTCTCGACGCTGGCCACGCCTTCCGAAGAGGTGCTGGCAAGCAAAGTCTTGTCGACGCCCGTTGCTATCACCGCGACTGTAGCGAGCACCGCAACTCCGGCACCACGGCGCAACCAGCCACTGAACGGGATCGATGGTTTCAGCCGATTGACCAGACCGCGCCCGGCGAAGATCAACGTGCCCAGCGACAACGCACTGCCAGCGCCGTAAGCCAGCAGCAACAGACTGGTCTGCGCATTGGCACCTTGCAGCATCGCGCCGGTGAGAATCACTCCAAGGATCGGCCCGGCACACGGCGCCCACAAAAGACCGGTGGCGACGCCGAGCATGATCGAGCCCATCGGTCCCGCACGTTTACGGGTGTCCGGATCAAGACGATTGCCCAGCGCCACGAAGGGCTTGGTCAGCCAGTCACCGACGCGGGCCGAGATCAGCGACAGGGCGAACAGCACCATGACGAACAAAGCAACGTGGCGGCCGGTGTTGCTGGCCTGAATCACCCACTCGCTGCTGACCACGGCTAGGCTGGAGATCAGCGCAAAGGTCAGCGCCATGCCGGCGAGGGTGAGCAGGATCGAGGAACGTGTACGGTTGGCGCCAGCGAACAGAAACGGCACCACCGGCAGGATGCACGGACTGAGGACGGTCAGCAGACCGCCGAGAAATGCGATGAGGTACATGACGGGGTCACCTTGAATGTGGGGGGCTGGGCACGCAACCAGGCAGCGAGGGAAACGCGCCCTCGCTAGCCTGCTTTATTTACGCCGTGGCTCATGCGTTCTGGCCGTCCAGCAACTGCGCTTGTGGCGTGCGACTGGCACCGTTTTCCGCGACCAGTTGGCCCTGCGGCGTGCGGCTGGAACCGTCAGCGGCAAGCGTCTGGCCCTGCGGTGTACGGCTGGAGCCGTCAGCGGCAACCATCTGGCCTTGCGGTGTACGGCTCGATCCGTCAGCGGCGAGGGTCTGGCCCTGCGGCGTGCGGCTGGAGCCGTCAGCGGCGATCAGTGCATCGCTGCCCTCCTTCGCCACTGTGCTCAGCTGGAAGCAGGTGCTGCTGGCGCAACTGCTCTGCTCCACGGCACTGTTGGCGTGGGCGGCGGCACCGGTGAAAGCAAAGGCTGCTGCGGTCAGAAAGCGCGAGACGTTGTTCATGGCAAAACTCCTTGCAGAAAAAGTGAGGATGACTCAGTTCTGGTTGTTGCAGCCGTCAGCGAATTTGCTGTAATCCAGCTCGCGGGTTTTGCCAGCGGAATCGAGGTAGGTCATGCGCGCCTCGGTGATGCCGCAGGTCACTGAAGTGTCTTCAGTCATCGACAGCACTTTCTGGATATCCAGATGGGTGCCGTAGGTGTAGGTTTGCCGGCTGACGTCAGCTTCGGCGTGGGCCGACAGGGTGCAGATGTTCAGAGCGGCGAACAGGCAGGCGGCGAATACGGATTTGTTGTTCATGGTGGTGTCCTCAAGGCTTCAGTGGGTTTGAGCCGAGGCGATCTGTGTGTGCCTCGATGGAGCCTATTTGAGGCCCCCGAGGTATCGCGTCTGTGTCAGGAAACGACGAGAATCACTCGTTGTGTATCCACGCCTTGTGTAGATACACAGCGATACAAAACCCGCAGAAAATCGCGTTTTTGCGTCGGCGTGTATCCGCCGTCAGGGCAGATACACTGCAATACAAAGGCAGGCAGGCGTGCGGTCAACGGCGCTATAGACTGCACGGCATTCCCCCTTTGACAGAGGCTTGAACCGATGGAACATGTCGATCACATTCTCATCGTCGATGACGACCGCGAGATCCGTGAACTGGTAGGCAACTACCTGAAGAAAAACGGCCTGCGCACGACAGTGGTCGCCGATGGCCGGCAGATGCGCAGCTTCCTGGATGCCAATACGGTCGACCTGATCGTGCTCGACATCATGATGCCTGGCGACGATGGCCTGCAGCTGTGCCGCGAATTGCGCGTGGGCAAACACAAGGCGACGCCGGTGCTGATGCTCACCGCGCGCAACGATGAGACCGACCGCATCATCGGTCTGGAAATGGGCGCCGACGATTACCTGAGCAAACCCTTCGCCGCACGTGAGTTGCTGGCGCGGATCAACGCGGTGTTGCGCCGCACCCGCATGTTGCCGCCGAACCTGGTGGTCACCGAAGCCGGACGCCTGCTGGCCTTCGGTCGTTGGCAACTGGACACCTCGGCCCGGCATCTGCTCGACAGCGACGGCACCATGGTCGCCCTCAGCGGCGCCGAATACCGCTTGCTGCGGGTGTTTCTCGACCATCCGCAACGGGTGCTCAGCCGCGATCAGCTGCTCAATCTGACCCAGGGCCGCGAGGCCGATCTGTTCGACCGCTCCATCGATCTGCTGGTCAGCCGCTTGCGCCAACGCCTGCTGGATGATGCCCGCGAGCCGGCCTATATCAAGACCGTGCGCAGTGAAGGTTATGTGTTTTCGCTGCCGGTCGAGCTGCTCGGGGCGCCGGCATGAAACTCAAACTGCAATGGCCGCGCACCCTCGCCTCGCGCCTGTCGCTGATTTTCCTGATCGGGCTGATCCTCGCGCAGGGCCTGTCGTTCGGCGCGCAGTATTACGAGCGTTATCAAAGTGCCAAAACCACCATGCTCGGTAACCTCGAAACCGACGTCTCGACCTCGATGGCGATCCTCGATCGCCTGCCCGCCGCCGAGCGCGAGGCCTGGTTACCGCGCCTGGCCCGGCGCAATTACGGCTACCTGCTCAATGAGGGCGAACCGGGCATGCCGGTGACCTCGGCTGAAGAGTCCGTTGCCATTGCCTCGATTACCGCGGCCATCGGCGACACTTATCCATTAGTGTTTACCGAGGTTCCCGGCGGTCCGAGACGACATTTCCAGGGCCATCTGCGCCTGAGCGACGGTAGCCCGGTGACCATCGACATCCGTCCGGCGATGGTGCCACTGTCACCGTGGTTGCCGGTGGTGCTGCTGGGCCAACTGGCGCTGCTGATCCTCTGCACCTGGCTGGCCGTGCGCATCGCCATTCGTCCCCTCACCCGCCTGGCCAATGCGGTGGAAACCCTCGACCCCAACGCCCACCCGATCAAACTCGACGAGCAAGGGCCGACCGAAGTCGTCCACGCCGCACGGGCGTTCAACGCCATGCAAACGCGCATCGCCGCCTACCTGAAAGAACGCATGCAACTGCTCGCCGCGATTTCCCACGACCTGCAAACGCCGATCACGCGGATGAAATTGCGCGCAGAGTTCATGGACGACTCGGTGGAG
This genomic interval from Pseudomonas koreensis contains the following:
- the ligD gene encoding DNA ligase D, which produces MNRNLDDYNRMRDFSATSEPAAVKRPGRKSAKDHALQFCIQKHDASHLHYDFRLELDGALKSWAVPKGPSLDPKVKRLAIHVEDHPLDYATFEGSIPEGHYGAGDVIVWDRGVWIPLEDPHKAYAKGRLKFELQGEKLGGVWNLVRTHMPGKKEQWFLIKHQDNAARPQDDFDVLVAEPDSVLSERTIVGKPTLAAEQAKPVKKAPAKARKQASGQLTGARKAKLPALIKPELATLVDSAPEGQWSYEIKFDGYRIMARIDHDEVQLFTRNGHDWTHKLPQQAKALAALGLESAWLDGEMVVANEQGVPDFQALQNAFDAGRSGNIVYYLFDLPFLNGVDLRDVPVEERRAALSTILGAQKDSSPLRFSEAFEETPDALLNSACQMQMEGLIGKRLGSPYVSRRSGDWIKLKCKHRQEFVIVGYTDPKGARSAFGALLLGLHDRDSGELRYAGKVGTGFNETTLKSILAQLKPLQTKSAAVVNPPSGFEAKGVHWLKPKLLAEVAFAEMTKDGSVRHAVFHGLRDDKPAKDITEERAKPVKAAKSEKSEKTEKTKPAAKKPAKKAAASKAETAPSQAGLAGGKVRITHPDRVIDAVSGTTKMQLAQYYASVAEYILPQLKDRPVALVRAPDGIAGQLFFQKNADRLAIPGITALDKDVTGQPVMMINNPEALVGAVQMSTVELHTWNATTVDLDKPDRFVLDLDPDPALPWKSMVEATALTLTVLDELGLKAFLKTSGGKGIHLVVPLTRKHGWDEVKDFSHAIVSHMANLLPDRISAVSGPKNRVGRIFIDYLRNGLGATTICAYAARAREGMPVSVPVYREEVAELKGGNQWNIHNVHERLAEVGEEPWADMKKTRQTITAEMRKRVGMKK
- a CDS encoding REP-associated tyrosine transposase, encoding MPAAAKACRLRKGRYSETGRIYLLTAVVNQRERVFANWHDGRLVVNDLRRCSEAGLATSLAWVVMPDHLHWLVELNEGSLADLICRVKSRSCQAYNRRHGRQGRLWQRGYYDRALRRDEDLKAAALYVVKNPVRAGLVARLGDYPLWDAIWL
- a CDS encoding tellurite resistance TerB family protein; the protein is MNTSDLLEQLLRGQASAGQQRGASAPDGLGGLLGGLLGGGSPTGAGGAAASGGLGGLGGLLGGLLGGGGLGSALGGGSRSRSGGTHYAALASLGMMAYKAYQAWQRSQASKAPQELPQTADLLAGPQIETHSHAVLRALIAAAKADGRIDDAEKHLIGSEIGKHTADPQLQQWLDAEVAKPLDPGEVAQSAEGDPAVAAEMYLASVMLVDDQQDADRSYLDELAAALQIDPDLQVHLEKQAKGQA
- the pcsA gene encoding phosphatidylcholine synthase — protein: MISTVHIARLKAWGAHGFTATGVVTAFLATLALLENQPIHCLMWLGVALIVDGLDGALARKVNVQSVLPSFDGSVLDLVIDYLTYVFIPALFIYRYIPLPDYTLLLTVSVILVSSLFCFCNVNMKSKDNYFVGFPAAWNVVALCLYIIGPGPWITFLTVIGLALLTVTRMKFLHPFRVRRFMPINIAVTAIWLLCSLSLVLNHPVVNPMVMGLWLLMSAYFLGICIWRTALEWFDRGH
- a CDS encoding class I SAM-dependent methyltransferase encodes the protein MSTPIDLTALKERQKVAWASGDYAVIGTTLQIVGESLAEACDLRCDEQVLDVAAGNGNATLAAARRGCVVTSTDYVAALLERGQDRARAEHLEVIFQVADAEALPFPDESYDAVLSTFGVMFAPDQVTAAAELGRVCRRGGRIGMANWTPEGFVGQMFKILGQHLPPPAVAQPPSNWGSDAWLHKQFDDRDFVVRVTRNHFNFRYRSAAHFIDIFRHWYGPVHKAFAVLSPEAGQALEDDLMELLNRSNRAGDESLVVPSEYLEVVITKR
- a CDS encoding GNAT family N-acetyltransferase, which produces MSLHLDWLAAHMQHSDRYAAWIHQQFHYEYADQPLAQWQREFAEGQSNGEWSCLIAMDGERLLGGAALARNDLADRADLGPWLACVFVDPEARGQGLAEQLIEGICDAAKQRGVSRLYLHTQDKHDYYGKRGWQLLERFHAWEKQQWLMVRDL
- a CDS encoding cytochrome c biogenesis protein DipZ, with product MYLIAFLGGLLTVLSPCILPVVPFLFAGANRTRSSILLTLAGMALTFALISSLAVVSSEWVIQASNTGRHVALFVMVLFALSLISARVGDWLTKPFVALGNRLDPDTRKRAGPMGSIMLGVATGLLWAPCAGPILGVILTGAMLQGANAQTSLLLLAYGAGSALSLGTLIFAGRGLVNRLKPSIPFSGWLRRGAGVAVLATVAVIATGVDKTLLASTSSEGVASVEKNVLENVPKVVDYFVSKVRADSMTDQAQGTMPSLSGAVQWLNSPELNAESLRGKVVLVDFWTYDCINCQHTLPYVKDWAQKYEKDGLVVIGVHTPEYGYERIIDNVRDQVKKLGITYPVAIDNDYAIWRNFDNQYWPAHYLIDAKGQVRYSHFGEGRYAEQEQMIKQLLEEAKAPAA
- a CDS encoding DUF2790 domain-containing protein, coding for MNNKSVFAACLFAALNICTLSAHAEADVSRQTYTYGTHLDIQKVLSMTEDTSVTCGITEARMTYLDSAGKTRELDYSKFADGCNNQN
- a CDS encoding response regulator, encoding MEHVDHILIVDDDREIRELVGNYLKKNGLRTTVVADGRQMRSFLDANTVDLIVLDIMMPGDDGLQLCRELRVGKHKATPVLMLTARNDETDRIIGLEMGADDYLSKPFAARELLARINAVLRRTRMLPPNLVVTEAGRLLAFGRWQLDTSARHLLDSDGTMVALSGAEYRLLRVFLDHPQRVLSRDQLLNLTQGREADLFDRSIDLLVSRLRQRLLDDAREPAYIKTVRSEGYVFSLPVELLGAPA
- a CDS encoding ATP-binding protein — encoded protein: MKLKLQWPRTLASRLSLIFLIGLILAQGLSFGAQYYERYQSAKTTMLGNLETDVSTSMAILDRLPAAEREAWLPRLARRNYGYLLNEGEPGMPVTSAEESVAIASITAAIGDTYPLVFTEVPGGPRRHFQGHLRLSDGSPVTIDIRPAMVPLSPWLPVVLLGQLALLILCTWLAVRIAIRPLTRLANAVETLDPNAHPIKLDEQGPTEVVHAARAFNAMQTRIAAYLKERMQLLAAISHDLQTPITRMKLRAEFMDDSVEKDKLSSDLGEIEHLVREGVAYARSVHGATEESRRTDLDSFLDSLVFDYQDMGKDVQLGGKSKAVIETRPQALRRVLVNLTDNALKFAGAAQLQVEAQGNSLSVKVLDRGPGIAEAELAQVLEPFYRVENSRNRDTGGTGLGLAIAQQLALALGGSLLLSNREGGGLCAELRLPLPR